A genomic stretch from Thermomonospora umbrina includes:
- a CDS encoding energy-coupling factor ABC transporter permease: MSPVHIAEGYLPVSHAVAWSLAAAPFVVHGVVRLNRQVTDNPEDKLLLGASGAFCFVLSALKIPSVTGSCSHPTGTGLGAILFRPPVMTVLGTITLVFQALLLAHGGLTTLGANAFSMAVAGPWVGYAAYLMTRRFGLLPGVFAGAFVADLTTYCVTSAQLALAFPDAESGFAGALAKFGGIFAVTQIPLAVSEGLLTVLVVRLLRTSAAADLIRLGVLRKRDEVPA; encoded by the coding sequence GTGTCGCCCGTGCACATCGCCGAGGGCTACCTCCCCGTCTCCCATGCCGTCGCCTGGTCCCTGGCGGCGGCCCCGTTCGTCGTCCACGGAGTCGTGCGGCTCAATCGTCAGGTCACGGACAACCCCGAGGACAAGCTGCTGCTCGGCGCCTCGGGGGCGTTCTGCTTCGTGCTGTCCGCGCTCAAGATCCCGTCCGTCACCGGGAGCTGCTCGCACCCGACCGGCACCGGTCTGGGGGCCATCCTGTTCCGGCCGCCGGTGATGACCGTGCTCGGCACCATCACGCTGGTCTTCCAGGCGTTGCTGCTGGCGCACGGCGGGCTCACCACGCTGGGCGCCAACGCGTTCTCGATGGCCGTCGCCGGCCCGTGGGTCGGTTACGCGGCCTATCTGATGACCCGTCGGTTCGGTCTGCTGCCCGGCGTCTTCGCGGGCGCGTTCGTCGCCGACCTCACCACCTACTGCGTGACGTCCGCGCAACTCGCCCTGGCCTTCCCGGACGCCGAGAGCGGCTTCGCGGGGGCGCTGGCCAAGTTCGGGGGCATCTTCGCCGTCACGCAGATCCCCCTGGCCGTCAGCGAGGGCCTGCTCACCGTCCTGGTCGTCCGTCTGCTCCGCACGTCCGCGGCCGCCGACCTGATCCGTCTCGGCGTCCTGCGCAAGCGCGACGAGGTGCCGGCATGA
- a CDS encoding energy-coupling factor ABC transporter substrate-binding protein, with protein sequence MSETNAPSERTSQERRTGMKRGTAVNLGILLVVLALAVAPLAMGAGDGKEEPFTGADAQAETAIIENDPGYEPWFNPLYEPPSGEVESALFALQAALGAGVLGYYFGVVRTRRKLAATAAPDDD encoded by the coding sequence ATGAGCGAGACGAACGCGCCGTCCGAGCGCACCTCGCAAGAGCGGAGAACGGGCATGAAGCGTGGAACGGCCGTCAACCTGGGGATCCTGCTGGTCGTGCTGGCCTTGGCGGTGGCGCCGCTGGCCATGGGCGCCGGCGACGGCAAGGAGGAGCCGTTCACCGGGGCGGACGCGCAGGCGGAGACGGCCATCATCGAGAACGACCCCGGGTACGAGCCGTGGTTCAACCCCCTGTACGAGCCGCCGTCCGGGGAGGTGGAGTCGGCGCTGTTCGCCCTCCAGGCGGCGCTGGGGGCGGGCGTGCTGGGCTACTACTTCGGGGTCGTCCGCACCCGGCGCAAGCTCGCGGCGACCGCCGCGCCGGACGACGACTGA
- a CDS encoding superoxide dismutase: MATYSLPDLPYDYAALEPAITGEILELHHAKHHAAYVKGANDTLERLEEARDKEQYGGLVGLEKTLAFNLSGHVLHSIFWDNLSPDGGDRPDGELAAAIDEHFGSFEAFRKQLSTATATVQGSGWGVLGWEPLGRRLIVQQVYDHHGNVGLGATPLLVFDAWEHAYYLQYRNVRPDYVEKLWSLVNWTDVSARFTAAKG; this comes from the coding sequence ATGGCCACGTACTCACTGCCCGACCTCCCCTACGACTACGCCGCGCTGGAGCCGGCCATCACCGGGGAGATCCTGGAACTGCACCACGCCAAGCACCACGCCGCCTACGTCAAGGGCGCCAACGACACGCTGGAGAGGCTGGAGGAGGCGCGCGACAAGGAGCAGTACGGCGGTCTGGTGGGGCTGGAGAAGACCCTGGCGTTCAACCTGTCCGGCCACGTGCTGCACTCGATCTTCTGGGACAACCTCTCGCCGGACGGCGGCGACCGCCCTGACGGCGAGCTGGCCGCGGCGATCGACGAGCACTTCGGGTCCTTCGAGGCGTTCCGCAAGCAGTTGTCCACCGCCACCGCCACCGTCCAGGGCTCCGGCTGGGGCGTCCTCGGCTGGGAGCCGCTCGGACGGCGCCTGATCGTCCAGCAGGTGTACGACCATCACGGCAACGTCGGCCTCGGAGCGACCCCGCTGCTGGTCTTCGACGCCTGGGAGCACGCCTACTATCTGCAGTACCGCAACGTTCGTCCCGATTACGTCGAGAAGCTCTGGTCGCTCGTCAACTGGACGGACGTGTCCGCCCGCTTCACCGCCGCCAAGGGCTGA
- the cbiQ gene encoding cobalt ECF transporter T component CbiQ has translation MLAIDAAAYRSPWRRHHPAAKALLAGGLLVCALVLPPWPGAPVTAAVALAVALCWARMPPRVLLRAARTPLGFALTGCLTFLITVSADGVGWADGGTRRAADVLGRCAAALLCQLLFAGTTPLADALPRLTRLGVPATIVEVAALIYRMLFVVLDTTRRIRDAQAGRLGTRSWRTTWRSLGGLGSAVFVRSFDRARRMEVGLAGRGYTGGLPVTVVDVPLKTPFLAVAPLPALLAVLTTLMLRSLL, from the coding sequence GTGCTCGCCATCGACGCGGCGGCCTACCGCAGCCCTTGGCGGCGGCATCATCCGGCCGCCAAGGCACTGCTGGCCGGCGGCCTGCTGGTGTGCGCGCTGGTGCTGCCGCCGTGGCCGGGCGCCCCGGTCACGGCGGCGGTCGCGCTGGCCGTGGCGCTGTGCTGGGCCAGGATGCCGCCGCGCGTCCTGCTGCGGGCCGCCCGCACACCGCTGGGCTTCGCGCTCACCGGCTGCCTGACGTTCCTGATCACGGTGAGCGCGGACGGGGTCGGCTGGGCGGACGGCGGAACGCGACGGGCGGCCGACGTGCTCGGCCGGTGCGCCGCCGCCCTGCTCTGCCAACTGCTGTTCGCCGGAACGACGCCGCTCGCCGACGCGCTGCCCCGGCTGACCCGGCTGGGGGTGCCGGCGACGATCGTCGAGGTGGCGGCGCTGATCTACCGGATGCTGTTCGTCGTGCTCGACACCACCCGCCGGATCCGCGACGCGCAGGCGGGACGGCTCGGCACCCGGTCGTGGCGGACGACCTGGCGGTCCCTCGGGGGGCTGGGCTCGGCGGTGTTCGTCCGGTCGTTCGACCGGGCCCGGCGGATGGAGGTGGGGCTGGCGGGCCGGGGCTACACCGGCGGCCTGCCGGTCACCGTCGTGGACGTCCCGCTGAAGACCCCGTTCCTGGCCGTGGCCCCGCTGCCCGCCCTGCTCGCCGTTCTCACCACGCTCATGCTGCGGAGTCTGCTGTGA
- a CDS encoding energy-coupling factor ABC transporter ATP-binding protein, whose translation MTPILSARGVAYSYEGAAPVFTDLSLEVPPGRSLALLGPNGVGKTTLLRLLTGGLRPTGGEIRLDGEPVSYSRRGLTALRTRVQLVLQDPDDQLFSADVRQDVSFGPLNLGLPLDEVRARVAESLAAMEITGLAERPTHLLSFGQRKRVAIAGALALRPSVLVLDEPTAGLDPAGVDALLATLARLQAEGTTIVASTHDVDLAHRWAQDAAVLENGRLHTGPATTLLTDEPLLTAAHLRPAWGPAVGRLLRAHGLLPPNAPDPRVPADLSGV comes from the coding sequence GTGACACCGATCCTCAGTGCCCGAGGCGTGGCGTACTCCTATGAGGGCGCCGCGCCGGTCTTCACCGATCTGTCGCTGGAGGTGCCGCCGGGGCGTTCGCTCGCGCTGCTGGGCCCCAACGGCGTGGGGAAGACGACGCTGCTGCGCCTGCTCACCGGCGGCCTGCGACCCACCGGGGGCGAGATCCGCCTCGACGGCGAGCCGGTGTCGTACTCCCGACGCGGACTCACCGCGCTGCGCACGCGGGTCCAACTCGTCCTCCAGGACCCGGACGACCAACTGTTCTCCGCCGACGTCCGCCAAGACGTCTCGTTCGGCCCCCTCAACCTGGGCCTCCCCTTGGACGAGGTACGGGCGCGGGTGGCGGAGTCGCTGGCCGCGATGGAGATCACCGGACTGGCCGAGCGGCCCACCCATCTGCTCTCGTTCGGCCAGCGCAAGCGGGTCGCCATCGCCGGCGCGCTCGCCCTGCGCCCGTCCGTCCTGGTCCTGGACGAGCCGACGGCCGGCCTCGACCCCGCCGGGGTGGACGCCCTCCTGGCCACGCTGGCGCGCCTTCAGGCGGAGGGCACCACCATCGTCGCCTCCACCCACGACGTCGACCTGGCCCACCGCTGGGCCCAGGACGCCGCCGTACTGGAGAACGGCCGACTGCACACCGGCCCCGCGACAACCCTGCTCACCGACGAGCCCTTGCTGACCGCCGCCCACCTGCGCCCCGCCTGGGGCCCGGCGGTGGGCCGACTGCTCCGCGCCCACGGCCTCCTTCCCCCGAACGCCCCCGACCCGCGCGTCCCGGCGGACCTGTCCGGGGTCTGA
- a CDS encoding GlxA family transcriptional regulator — protein sequence MHRIAVVAVPPVITFDLSIPEMVFGAAVVDDRPCYEVVVCTADPGVIEARGTLRVEVPYGLSAVDRADTVIVTGTGARTGADARVLDALRRAAARGARIASICTGAFVLAQAGLLDGRRATTFWVQSGALASRFPAVDVQPDVLFVEDGRILTSAGAAAGIDLCLHLIRTDQGSAVANTAARLTVVAPVRYGGQAQFVEAPLPRESGTSLAATRAWALEHLDEPLTLNDLAAQARVSVRTLTRRFQAETGISPLQWLLHQRIERARELLEATDLGMEQVARHSGLGTADSLRRHVLRRLGLTPTAYRAAFTRLPPKTPGRPP from the coding sequence ATGCACCGGATCGCGGTGGTCGCGGTGCCGCCGGTCATCACGTTCGACCTGTCGATCCCGGAGATGGTCTTCGGGGCCGCGGTGGTGGACGACCGGCCCTGTTACGAGGTGGTCGTCTGCACCGCCGACCCCGGCGTGATCGAGGCCCGGGGGACGCTGCGCGTCGAGGTGCCGTACGGGCTGTCGGCCGTCGACCGGGCCGACACCGTCATCGTGACCGGCACCGGCGCACGCACCGGCGCCGACGCGCGTGTGCTGGACGCTCTGCGTCGGGCGGCGGCGCGGGGCGCCCGGATCGCCTCGATCTGCACCGGCGCGTTCGTGCTGGCGCAGGCCGGGCTGCTGGACGGACGGCGCGCCACGACGTTCTGGGTGCAGTCGGGCGCGCTGGCGAGCCGGTTCCCGGCGGTGGACGTGCAGCCCGACGTGCTGTTCGTGGAGGACGGGCGGATCCTGACGTCGGCGGGGGCCGCCGCCGGGATCGACCTGTGCCTGCACCTCATCCGCACCGACCAGGGCTCCGCGGTGGCCAACACCGCCGCCCGCCTCACGGTGGTCGCCCCGGTGCGGTACGGCGGCCAGGCGCAGTTCGTCGAGGCCCCGCTCCCCCGCGAGTCCGGGACGTCGCTGGCGGCCACCCGGGCCTGGGCGCTGGAACACCTGGACGAGCCGCTGACCTTGAACGATCTCGCCGCCCAGGCCCGGGTCAGCGTCCGGACCCTCACCCGCCGGTTCCAGGCCGAGACCGGCATCAGCCCGTTGCAGTGGCTGCTGCACCAGCGGATCGAACGGGCCAGAGAACTGCTCGAGGCGACCGACCTCGGCATGGAGCAGGTCGCGCGGCACAGCGGCCTCGGCACCGCCGACTCGCTGCGCCGCCATGTCCTGCGCCGCCTGGGCCTGACACCCACCGCCTACCGCGCGGCCTTCACCCGCCTACCGCCCAAGACCCCTGGCCGCCCGCCCTGA
- a CDS encoding TMEM165/GDT1 family protein: MTFNLVTFATTFAVIFLAELPDKTMFASLAMGTRMRPLWVWFGTSGAFVVHVAIAVAAGSVFALLPKSLVQVVAAALFAFGAYTLLRGGDDDEDDEDAAPRVLGLWPTCATAFTVVFIGEWGDLTQITTANLAATREALPVALGSLLALMSVSALALVAGRVIADRVPLKAVQRVGGIVMIVLALWSLSEAFLG, translated from the coding sequence ATGACGTTCAACCTGGTCACGTTCGCCACCACGTTCGCCGTGATCTTCCTGGCCGAGCTGCCCGACAAGACGATGTTCGCCTCGCTGGCGATGGGGACCCGGATGCGCCCGCTGTGGGTGTGGTTCGGGACGTCCGGCGCGTTCGTGGTGCACGTGGCGATCGCGGTGGCGGCCGGCAGCGTGTTCGCGCTGCTGCCGAAGTCGCTGGTCCAGGTTGTCGCGGCGGCGCTGTTCGCGTTCGGCGCTTACACTCTGCTGCGCGGCGGGGACGACGATGAGGACGACGAGGACGCGGCGCCGAGGGTCCTGGGCCTCTGGCCCACCTGCGCCACCGCGTTCACGGTCGTGTTCATCGGCGAGTGGGGGGACCTCACCCAGATCACCACGGCCAACCTCGCCGCCACCCGTGAGGCGCTGCCGGTCGCCCTCGGCTCGCTGCTGGCGCTGATGAGCGTGTCGGCGCTGGCGCTGGTCGCCGGCCGGGTCATCGCCGACCGGGTGCCGCTGAAGGCGGTGCAGCGCGTGGGCGGGATCGTCATGATCGTGCTGGCGCTCTGGTCGCTGTCGGAGGCGTTCCTCGGATGA
- a CDS encoding alpha/beta hydrolase family protein, whose translation MKAILARLLAVTAALAVTAGVGLTSPAGRAQAAANPYQRGPVPTEQSVRDATGPFAFSQVQVTDESAEGFGSATIFYPNTTAQGTFGGVAVSPGFFGPAVSVTWVGRRLASHGFVTIVIETTSATDQPTSRGRQMLAALDHLTTKSPAAVRQRLDKSRLAVAGHSMGGGGTLYAAWARPSLKAAVPLAPWHTIKNWSAITVPTMILGGTEDPWAPVAEHAEKFYGSLTGARERAYAEVTKADHNTFNWDTPLIGKFVVAWMKRFVDDDLRYDRFLCPPPADAALTEYRASCPHA comes from the coding sequence GTGAAAGCAATCCTCGCCCGGTTGCTCGCCGTGACGGCGGCACTCGCCGTCACGGCCGGCGTGGGCCTGACGTCACCCGCAGGGCGGGCGCAGGCCGCCGCGAACCCCTACCAGCGCGGGCCCGTCCCCACCGAGCAGAGCGTCCGCGACGCGACCGGTCCCTTCGCGTTCTCCCAGGTCCAGGTGACCGACGAGAGCGCCGAGGGCTTCGGATCGGCGACGATCTTCTATCCGAACACCACCGCCCAGGGCACCTTCGGCGGCGTGGCCGTCTCGCCCGGCTTCTTCGGGCCCGCGGTCTCGGTCACCTGGGTCGGCAGGCGCCTGGCCTCCCATGGCTTCGTCACGATCGTCATCGAGACCACCAGCGCGACCGACCAGCCCACCTCACGCGGCAGGCAGATGCTGGCCGCGCTGGACCACCTGACCACCAAGTCCCCCGCCGCCGTCCGGCAGCGGCTGGACAAGAGCCGGCTCGCCGTGGCCGGCCATTCGATGGGCGGCGGCGGCACCCTGTACGCCGCCTGGGCCCGGCCGAGCCTCAAGGCCGCCGTGCCGTTGGCGCCCTGGCACACGATCAAGAACTGGTCCGCGATCACCGTCCCCACCATGATCCTCGGAGGGACCGAGGACCCTTGGGCTCCGGTCGCCGAGCACGCGGAGAAGTTCTACGGGAGCCTGACCGGGGCCCGTGAGCGTGCCTACGCCGAAGTGACGAAGGCCGACCACAACACCTTCAACTGGGACACCCCGCTGATCGGCAAGTTCGTCGTCGCCTGGATGAAGCGCTTCGTCGATGACGACCTCCGCTACGACAGGTTCCTGTGCCCACCGCCCGCCGACGCGGCGCTCACCGAGTACCGCGCGTCCTGCCCGCACGCCTGA
- a CDS encoding YibE/F family protein: MGGSHAHAHSDSGGEGAPRAVRAVLAVIVPLAVVTLAALIWMWPDEPKPAGSSGGQSVQMSRVTGSVAGVDLRPCPKPSQEGTFPGDWLPPPTQNRPADPAKCGTARVELTSGPQKGQTVVVDLPNGPGSLTYEAGDDVILLHMAEGESNPYQLTDHDRTNALWIVALAFVLAVVAFGRWRGLTALFGLVVTFALLLKFLIPAILDGSPPLLAAIVCAAAIMLTVLYLTHGLSMATSIAVIGTLSSLALTGVFATVAMGMAHLSGISDESSLNLGLSYDVNLQGLLLASIIIGSLGVLDDVTVTQAVTVTELANANPAYRFRQLYKAGTRVGRAHIASVINTIILAYAGASLPLLLLLSIGEQPLGQVLTGPILAQEIVRSVAGTLGLIAAVPITTALAALTVTRRPAADVTEAPVEPPRSRRTTRETETPPPGWPREPADPF, encoded by the coding sequence ATGGGCGGTAGCCACGCGCACGCCCACTCCGACTCCGGCGGAGAGGGCGCGCCCCGCGCGGTGCGCGCGGTGCTGGCCGTGATCGTGCCGCTGGCGGTGGTCACGCTGGCCGCCCTGATCTGGATGTGGCCGGACGAGCCGAAGCCCGCCGGATCGTCGGGCGGGCAGTCCGTCCAGATGAGCCGGGTCACCGGCTCGGTCGCGGGCGTGGACCTGCGGCCGTGCCCCAAGCCGTCGCAGGAGGGGACGTTCCCGGGCGACTGGCTGCCGCCGCCCACCCAGAACCGGCCCGCCGACCCCGCCAAGTGCGGCACCGCCCGCGTCGAGCTGACCTCGGGGCCGCAGAAGGGGCAGACCGTCGTCGTCGACCTGCCGAACGGGCCCGGGTCGCTCACCTACGAGGCGGGCGACGACGTGATCCTCCTCCACATGGCGGAGGGCGAGAGCAACCCGTACCAGCTCACCGACCACGACCGGACCAACGCGCTGTGGATCGTGGCGTTGGCGTTCGTGCTGGCGGTGGTCGCCTTCGGCCGATGGCGGGGGCTGACGGCGCTCTTCGGGCTGGTGGTGACGTTCGCCCTGCTGCTGAAGTTCCTGATCCCGGCGATCCTGGACGGGAGCCCGCCGCTCCTGGCCGCGATCGTGTGCGCGGCGGCGATCATGCTCACGGTGCTCTATCTGACCCACGGGCTGAGCATGGCGACCTCGATCGCGGTGATCGGCACGCTGTCCAGCCTCGCCCTCACCGGCGTCTTCGCGACCGTCGCCATGGGGATGGCGCATCTGAGCGGGATCTCCGACGAGAGCTCGCTCAACCTGGGGCTCAGCTACGACGTCAACCTCCAGGGACTGCTGCTGGCCAGCATCATCATCGGGTCCCTGGGCGTGCTGGACGACGTGACCGTCACCCAGGCCGTCACCGTGACGGAGCTGGCGAACGCCAACCCGGCCTACCGGTTCCGGCAGCTCTACAAGGCGGGGACCCGGGTCGGCCGGGCCCACATCGCCTCGGTGATCAACACGATCATCCTGGCGTACGCGGGCGCCTCGCTGCCGCTGCTGCTCCTGCTCAGCATCGGCGAGCAGCCGCTGGGCCAGGTGCTGACCGGCCCGATCCTGGCCCAGGAGATCGTCCGCAGCGTGGCGGGCACCCTCGGCCTCATCGCCGCCGTCCCCATCACCACCGCCCTGGCGGCGCTGACGGTCACCCGCCGCCCGGCCGCCGACGTCACCGAGGCCCCGGTCGAGCCGCCGAGGTCGCGCCGGACGACGCGGGAGACGGAGACCCCGCCTCCGGGCTGGCCGAGGGAGCCCGCCGACCCGTTCTAA
- a CDS encoding polysaccharide deacetylase family protein, giving the protein MEFSEPTRRRMLLTLGGAGFALAIGSDAASDADAPRLGKPGEGGVLGRGVGNGPTLSVPVPRLPPGEPPSIAPAILPGHPSWKPTRVPARKDAVTNLKQLGPGRPPRTLSLTIDDGPHPEYTPQMLDLLAEHEVTATFFIVGEMVREYPKIARRIADAGHQICNHTMTHPSPFDKIGGRRIHREIAEAHARIAEATGVVPKFFRSPGGAWSKLVYEKTAQYGMIPIGWEVDPSDWSRPGVGRIRRTLLEAKAGAILLTHDGGGDRSQTIAALRQVLPKLKKRGMTFVPL; this is encoded by the coding sequence ATGGAGTTCAGCGAACCGACCCGTCGCCGGATGTTGCTCACCTTGGGCGGGGCCGGTTTCGCACTGGCGATCGGCTCCGATGCGGCGAGCGACGCCGACGCCCCGCGCCTCGGCAAGCCCGGGGAGGGCGGGGTGCTGGGCCGTGGAGTGGGGAACGGCCCCACGCTGAGCGTGCCGGTGCCCCGGCTCCCGCCCGGGGAGCCGCCGAGCATCGCCCCCGCGATCCTGCCGGGTCACCCCTCCTGGAAGCCGACCCGGGTCCCGGCGCGCAAGGACGCGGTGACCAACCTCAAGCAGCTCGGCCCCGGCCGCCCGCCGCGCACGCTGTCGCTGACCATCGACGACGGGCCGCATCCCGAGTACACCCCGCAGATGCTCGACCTGCTCGCCGAGCACGAGGTCACCGCCACGTTCTTCATCGTGGGCGAGATGGTCCGGGAGTACCCGAAGATCGCCCGACGGATCGCCGACGCGGGCCACCAGATCTGCAACCACACCATGACCCACCCGTCCCCGTTCGACAAGATCGGCGGCCGGCGCATCCACCGGGAGATCGCCGAGGCGCACGCCCGGATCGCCGAGGCCACCGGGGTCGTCCCGAAGTTCTTCCGCTCGCCCGGCGGGGCCTGGTCGAAGCTGGTGTACGAGAAGACGGCCCAGTACGGGATGATCCCGATCGGCTGGGAGGTCGACCCGTCGGACTGGAGCCGCCCGGGTGTCGGCCGCATCCGGCGCACCCTGCTGGAGGCCAAGGCGGGGGCGATCCTGCTCACCCATGACGGCGGGGGCGATCGCTCGCAGACGATCGCGGCGCTCCGCCAGGTGCTGCCCAAGCTGAAGAAGCGCGGGATGACCTTCGTTCCGCTCTGA
- a CDS encoding group II truncated hemoglobin: MLELITEFPGRAFMIVEYLRYRVPGDRRAEFEAAYARAAVPLAAAPQCVDYELTRSTDEPECYVLRIRWTSAEDHLGGFRGGPHFKEFFAEISPYVQAIEEMRHYESTGVQGTGASVPTLYEWAGGAAAFDRLTDVFYAKVREDELVGPLFAHMDPGHPAHVALWLAEVFGGPERYSTEHGGYSHMVRRHLGRSISEPQRRRWVGLLLDAADEVGLPDDPEFRAAFVGYLEWGTRIALANSQPDATPPLTAPMPHWGWGVAPPYVAPAEG; the protein is encoded by the coding sequence TTGCTCGAGTTGATCACCGAGTTCCCGGGACGTGCCTTCATGATCGTCGAGTACCTCCGCTACCGCGTGCCGGGCGACCGGCGCGCGGAGTTCGAGGCGGCCTACGCGCGGGCCGCCGTTCCGCTGGCCGCCGCCCCCCAGTGCGTCGACTACGAGCTGACCCGCAGCACGGACGAGCCGGAGTGCTACGTCCTGCGGATCCGCTGGACCTCGGCCGAAGACCACCTGGGCGGCTTTCGCGGTGGGCCGCACTTCAAAGAGTTCTTCGCCGAGATCTCCCCGTACGTGCAGGCCATCGAGGAGATGCGCCATTACGAGTCGACGGGCGTCCAGGGCACCGGCGCGTCCGTCCCGACCCTGTACGAGTGGGCGGGCGGCGCGGCGGCGTTCGACCGGCTCACCGACGTCTTCTACGCCAAGGTCCGTGAGGACGAACTCGTCGGCCCCCTGTTCGCGCACATGGATCCGGGCCATCCCGCACACGTCGCGCTGTGGCTCGCGGAGGTCTTCGGGGGCCCCGAGCGTTACAGCACCGAACACGGCGGCTATTCGCACATGGTGCGCCGACACCTCGGCCGTTCCATCAGCGAGCCGCAGCGGCGTCGGTGGGTGGGCCTTCTCCTCGACGCCGCCGATGAGGTCGGTCTCCCCGACGATCCCGAGTTCCGCGCCGCCTTCGTGGGCTACCTCGAATGGGGCACCCGCATCGCCCTCGCGAACTCTCAGCCGGACGCCACCCCGCCCCTCACGGCCCCGATGCCGCACTGGGGCTGGGGCGTGGCCCCGCCGTACGTGGCACCCGCCGAAGGGTAA
- a CDS encoding fatty acid desaturase family protein, which translates to MSAPASPLWPAMAEAEIDELGRELDELRREVLDDLGEVDARYIRRLIAFQRGLEAASRVVLTVGARRRWAWWGGVVGLTVAKTLENLEIGHNVMHGQWDWMADPKIHSTTWEWDNCVPAEHWKHTHNFLHHTYTNVLGVDRDLGYSVLRVDRHQKWHPVYLAQPFYNVLLALFFEQMSTLYDLGYYQSTKTKTDEELKEHAKVILRKVAEQNVKDYVAFPALAGRNAVPVLLANLTANLVRSVWIHQISLCGHFPGEVPVFTEEWLENETRGRWYLRQMVASCNFEGGRLVDLLSGYLSHQIEHHLYPDLPSRRYAHLAPRVREICERHGLPYHTGPFAKQVAGHWKKVFRMAFPGG; encoded by the coding sequence ATGTCAGCTCCCGCGTCCCCGTTGTGGCCCGCGATGGCCGAGGCCGAGATCGACGAGTTGGGCCGGGAGTTGGACGAGCTCCGCCGGGAGGTGCTCGACGATCTCGGGGAGGTCGACGCTCGGTACATTCGGCGGCTGATCGCCTTCCAGCGGGGGTTGGAGGCGGCGAGTCGGGTGGTGTTGACGGTCGGGGCGCGGCGGCGGTGGGCCTGGTGGGGCGGGGTGGTGGGGCTCACCGTGGCCAAGACGCTGGAGAACCTGGAGATCGGCCACAACGTGATGCACGGCCAGTGGGACTGGATGGCCGACCCGAAGATCCACTCCACCACGTGGGAGTGGGACAACTGCGTCCCGGCCGAGCATTGGAAGCACACGCACAACTTCCTGCACCACACCTACACCAATGTGCTCGGCGTGGACCGTGACCTGGGGTATTCCGTCCTGCGCGTGGATCGCCACCAGAAATGGCATCCCGTCTACCTGGCGCAGCCGTTCTACAACGTCCTGCTGGCCCTGTTCTTCGAGCAGATGAGCACGCTGTACGACCTGGGCTACTACCAGAGCACGAAGACGAAGACCGACGAGGAGTTGAAGGAGCACGCGAAGGTCATCCTCCGCAAGGTGGCCGAGCAGAACGTCAAGGACTACGTGGCGTTCCCCGCGCTGGCGGGGCGCAACGCGGTGCCGGTGCTGCTGGCCAACCTCACCGCGAACCTCGTGCGCAGCGTCTGGATCCATCAGATCTCCCTCTGCGGCCACTTTCCCGGCGAGGTGCCGGTCTTCACGGAGGAGTGGCTGGAGAACGAGACGCGAGGCCGGTGGTATCTGCGGCAGATGGTGGCGTCGTGCAACTTCGAGGGCGGCCGGCTGGTGGACCTGCTGTCGGGTTACCTGTCCCACCAGATCGAGCACCACCTGTACCCCGACCTGCCGAGCCGGCGTTACGCCCATCTCGCGCCCCGCGTCCGGGAGATCTGCGAGCGCCACGGGCTGCCTTACCATACGGGCCCTTTCGCCAAACAGGTCGCCGGGCATTGGAAGAAGGTCTTCCGCATGGCGTTCCCCGGCGGCTGA
- a CDS encoding ArsR/SmtB family transcription factor codes for MHLVPTDRAHRPAIDDHRACEAIAAIGDPERVVAWARRFDLLSEPGRLTLLLAIDAAGPISVTDLATAAGMSDTAVSQALRVLRTAGVVEPRRDGRVVRYRLSDPGIRPLLAAAAAEGGTVSPAARS; via the coding sequence GTGCATCTGGTGCCGACCGACCGCGCCCACCGTCCCGCCATCGACGACCACCGGGCCTGCGAGGCCATCGCGGCCATCGGGGATCCGGAACGGGTCGTCGCCTGGGCGCGGCGCTTCGATCTGCTGTCCGAGCCCGGGCGGCTCACGCTGCTGCTGGCCATCGACGCGGCCGGACCGATCAGCGTGACCGACCTGGCGACCGCCGCCGGCATGTCGGACACCGCCGTCTCGCAGGCGCTGCGCGTCCTGCGCACGGCGGGTGTGGTGGAGCCGCGCCGCGACGGCCGGGTGGTCCGCTACCGGCTGAGCGACCCCGGGATCCGTCCCCTGCTGGCCGCCGCCGCGGCCGAGGGGGGAACGGTCAGCCCCGCCGCCCGTTCGTAG